A region of the Streptococcus suis genome:
CACAATTCTCTAAAGATGGCAGTCTGCCATTTATTGATACTGGATTGGCCAGCCTCTTTACCTGCAAGTCTTGCTAGTAAAATATCATCAAGCTCTTCGAGGGTAGCCTCTTCATAGGAAACAGCCGTAAAACTGATGTCACTTGCTCGGCAACCGTGTTGAGCAAAATAGGAAACGCGCTGACCTAGTGCCTCTACAAAACTTGCAAAGTCTCTTACTGCTACCCCTGTTACCTCCTCCAAGCGTTTAATAAATGGATTGAAATTTCGATGCTCGATAAAGGCTTCATCTGGGCGGAAAGTCGGTGCCACTACAGTATCTATAGTTGAGTCCTCAGCCAAGCGCTTATGCCATTCCAAGCTATCAAGAGGATGGTCAGTTGTCCCAATAAAGGTCACCCTAGCATCCGCAATCAGCTTACGTGGACTAACTTGATGTTCTTGCAAATAAGCATTGAGCTGATGATAGAGTCGCTCTGCATTTTCTTCGGTCAACAATTCCTCAACACCGAAAACCTGTCGCAATTCCAAGTGACTCCAATGATAGAGAGGATTTCCGAAAGCCCGTTCCAAGGTTCTTGCCCAGGCCTTAAACTTATCTAGTTTACCTGCTGAACCTGTGATTTCTTCTTCTGAGATACCATTAGCCCGCATCAAGCGCCACTTATAATGGTCCCCCCCCAGCCACAGATCAACAATATCTTCATAAACCTTATCTTCAAAAATTTCCTTAGGGTCCAAGTGGCAATGGAAATCATAGATAGGAAGCTCTGCTATTTTCCCGTAAAGCTCCTTAGCAGGCTCGTTTTTTAGCATAAAGTTTTTGTCATTAAAACTCATTTCATCCCTCCAAAGCTGCAACAAAACTGCGAGCAATCGTCGTTACACTTTCATAGCCTTCAGCCTGTACTCGACTTGCCAAAGCCGAACCGACTCCAACAGCACAAGCACCTGCCTTCTTCCAATCTGCAACATTTTCAACCGAAACTCCGCCAGAAGGCATCAAATCCACTTGGGGCACTGGCCCGTGAATATCCTTGATAAATCCAGGACCCAAGACACCACCAGGGAAAAGCTTGATAATTGGACATCC
Encoded here:
- a CDS encoding glucuronate isomerase, with translation MSFNDKNFMLKNEPAKELYGKIAELPIYDFHCHLDPKEIFEDKVYEDIVDLWLGGDHYKWRLMRANGISEEEITGSAGKLDKFKAWARTLERAFGNPLYHWSHLELRQVFGVEELLTEENAERLYHQLNAYLQEHQVSPRKLIADARVTFIGTTDHPLDSLEWHKRLAEDSTIDTVVAPTFRPDEAFIEHRNFNPFIKRLEEVTGVAVRDFASFVEALGQRVSYFAQHGCRASDISFTAVSYEEATLEELDDILLARLAGKEAGQSSINKWQTAIFRELCRLYKKYGFVTQVHFGALRNNHTGLFEKLGADVGVDSIGDQTCLTVNLNRLLDNLVKENALPKMIWYNLNPSYNIALANTLANFQSNEEGLRSQLQFGAGWWFNDTKLGMIDQMNAYAEQGMLANFVGMLTDSRSFLSYQRHDYFRRILATYVGQWIVDEEVPEDYNRLGQFVEAISYYNAKEFFEQ